The DNA sequence GGTAGAGACTCATCGCGATCAGCAGCGTGACCATGCCGCGCATGATCAGATGGATGCCGTGACTCTCGATCGTGAAGAAAAAGGTGAAGGCGATCGTGATCAGCGCCCCGACGAGCAGGACCGTCCATTCGGCGCTCGGAACGCCGAAGTTCGACACCCGTGTTCGCTCGAGCCGGCTCTCCCACAGGGAAATGCTTTCCGACAGCATGGCGGCGTGCACGGACTGCTGATTCTGGGTCTTGGGGTCGAGGCCCTTGACGAGATGGGCGAGCGCCAGCAGATCGTTCTGGGCCCTTTGGCTGATTTCGCCTTTTTCCATGCGCGCCCATTCGTCGGCGGCGACCTCGCGCGCATAGTCCCGCACGAAGGCCTTGATCGACGCCTGTTCGCGCGGGAACTGTTCGGCAAGGGACAGAATGGAGAGCAGCGCCTTCGCCTCGTTTTGCACCGTCTTCTCGGCGGTCTGGAATTTCGCCATGGCGTCGAGCACGACGAGGCCCAGAAGAACGGCGTAGAACGTGCCGACGAGCGCCAGAT is a window from the Methylocystis sp. IM3 genome containing:
- a CDS encoding bestrophin-like domain encodes the protein MLDHLALDHYPVGVAAIALSVAIVLACQIAMRKIISPETLKKAHEVGGYYLALVGTFYAVLLGLVVLDAMAKFQTAEKTVQNEAKALLSILSLAEQFPREQASIKAFVRDYAREVAADEWARMEKGEISQRAQNDLLALAHLVKGLDPKTQNQQSVHAAMLSESISLWESRLERTRVSNFGVPSAEWTVLLVGALITIAFTFFFTIESHGIHLIMRGMVTLLIAMSLYLVLLFGSPFSGDLKVSERPFLFVTDVASH